GCGCAGTACAGATGTGGGAGTCAACCACCACATCTCGAAGTATGGATGACTCGAATTTCAATAATTGTGTCTTAGGATGAGAAGATGCTTAGCACCAAGGTCAAACCAATAGtgtgatttataaaataatttgtgtatttaacgtaatatttaataaataaatgcggacaaataaatgcggacaacatcacatacattgttctgaacccaaagtaagttgctaaagcacttgtgttatggaattcagatacaacgaaggtaccacaaacacccagacccgagacaatgtagaaatgtgaatttttacattgacccgaccggggatcgaacccgggacctcagagctagcgacaccttgaaaccggtgcgtgcgccactcgaccacggaggtcgtcgaataGGAGAGGGGTGTGTCAACTCTCGTTGGAATCGAACGCGAAACTGAACCTGTGACCAAATAGTTATTCCTACATGAAAGGACTCTAAACCCCTGAGTGTGAAGGATATATCTTTGGTATATTCGTGCCGTACCACTTCCTTTAGTTCAACTTGAATTCAATTCCAAACCATTTCGAAGCATTGTTGCGAACTACGACTGCCTTTCCTGAGTATGGTgcatacaaggattaaattcctcactGCGTGAAGTGTTTTTGTCTGAACCAATCAACTATAATTATGAGGACGGCACCCTGTAcgttgtggtttcttaggtttacgcgaatgttagacattgaaatgaaactacttttacggattttatcgcggtttaattttagattttagttcacgACGACGTTTCGCAGGtatttgcaggtatcatggtcctgcaaaggtttcgaaacgtcgggaactaaaatctaaccCTGTACGTTGTTCAAACCGTATCCaccataatatttatgaaacccgTAAACTATAAAATCCCTTTTACTATTTACTTGGAACGGATGAACATTGAGGAAGAATCATGAAAATACACCTTActgcttaaaaaataaagttctatttaaattaatgttaattatatgaGGTAGTCTAGAAATCTTTCTCGTCAGTATGAAGGAGATTGGAATGGTTTAATAACAGggtattaaatgtaatatgatCGACACAACTCGCATCCAATATATTTAACTGAGTTGAGGTCGGAGATCAATAACATGCCAGTAATAAGATGCTTGATGATTGCAATTTCAAACAACGTTCGACTAAACTATGTTAATGTGATCTATGatagtagttttaatagaaattatgtaattaccTCAAACGCATCTGTTTATTTGTGATTCACATAAATTGTGTAACCAATTGCTCAGGTTACCGTTTTGGTAAATACGGGTTTCTGATTTCATCCTCCTTCACATTTGAGGTCGTAAGAATTTGTCCATTGTTGAATCACAAACATTTACGtaacaaaactataaacaattaacattaaGGTAACACGAGGCAACTGACCCGGAATTCCGTTCACGATCAAATCGAAGCGAACAAACGCAGAAGCGAAACAAACAAAGAGCGAGTTTTTACCAAACCATTTGATACGGTCGTGGCAGATGATGCTTCCCATTGAGAGTGCGATGAATGCGCGGCATTCGCACGATTACGCAACAGCTCATTGCTTTCCCATCGCTACACAGATAACGTATGATCTCCTAGCCTTGTGTGAGAAATTCTTTTACGCGTCATACTTAAGAAATTACATGCACAATAATATTGGACAATTGTACAAGAGTTGTTGATTGGTCTCGCTTCATAAAAGCTTCACGCACGTAAGTGGGTAATATTTGATTTCTATTCATACCTCGAATTATAGCTGTAGGGAACGTGCAATTACAATATCATCCGAGTGCCATAAcgataaatgaattaaatatggCGTTAACGATTTATTGTTGAAGTTTGTCAATAGCTTGTGTTAAGTCTGGGTGGATGTTTCGAAAGCGTATTGAGTTGAAAGGAGAGTTAATTTGCtaattttgttttctagaaTGGTGGTCCAAGGTTAGGCAgttaaggtaataaatatatttaacaaaatgaatatttagttAAGAAAACCTATTACTAAAGAGTGACTAAGTGTCAATTTAGACCATACTTAATTTGTGTTGTGATATCTTGCAACTGGCATTCAAAGACCAACTATTAAACATAGCCATCTAGTATTAAACTAAgtaaagtttgtattatgagaacTAGACCGCTGATACACATACTTATATTTCATAAACATatacattatatgtatataaatcaCACTACACGCAGAGCAGGTAATAGTGCTCATCACACTAACATGTAATGGGTGggaatgaaattatattttccatAAGTAGAATATAAATATCATCACTATTACTTGTCTTTTTCTGAAAACGATGGAGTCAACATTTCTTATAAGACTACCTTGAGAGGAAATGCTGAAACAAACTGAGGGGTCGCGGATTCGAATCCCGATATAGGCTCAGTCAGGgcaactaaccactagaccaacaggctagaCAGACATTAGTAACTGTTCTCAGTCTGAGAAAATCAGGAAGAACAAAAGTAATCACACAGCGATGGTTCCGTAAGTATGGCGCATCTCGTTTTAATTTGTTCCAATCACACTTGggaaatctgtattttttcCCATTTAAAAATGCTGCCATGGTTTTTATGTGGATAATTAAATGGCGTGCAACCGCCGGTCGGTATTTACAACACTTTTATTACTGTTAATTATCAACAGATGTTGTAAGTGAAATGATATAACGTGGCTGTAATATTGCACAGTTAATACTTAAATATGGTTCACATCTATGGTTAGCAGtgaaagagaaattaaaaaCCATTAGATACCACACGTGAGCTATTGTATACTTGTGTTTGTGCCAAGTTTTTGAAATTACCAAACACTGATTGTACTATATAGCTAAGTCAACGTTTCTGAACTTGAATCGAATGAGAATTAATAAGGCGAGGATAACTAATTGTAAATACCAACACATCTCCAAACGGTCTCCGATAAAGCATAATCACAGCGGTGATTTCAGCAGGTCGctaaatacttattttcttttattacggGAGAGCATCTATCAGAATTAACCCACCATGAGGGTAAATCCAGGAGTGAAccgggctgatgatgatgagaacATTAGGGACGGGCCATTGTAGCCAAGTTACATTTTAGCAACGTCAATGGAGAAAattaatgtatggaaattacatttcgttGACTTTGAACTGTCATCATCATCCATGCTATTGTATTAATGTCACTTGGCTAGGGGGATTGTACATGTGTACTCACTCGAGACAGCGGTGCAGGAAGTGCAGGAAGGCGGGGTCGTCGGAGCGCACGATGGTGGCGAGCGTGCGCGTGCCGGGCCGCCGCTTGCGGCCCTTGGAGTTCGTGATGCTGCGGGGGGAGCCCTTCGAGTCTGAGGAGGCATAAGACAACACATACTAGAGTCACTATTGGTCCAAACTTTCTAAATTTACAAGGCTTCTTAGGGTTAAATTTTGTATGGAGGATCTGTGTTGATAACATCGTATGAAACTGATGACGCTAAATCTTCCagtataatatgtaggtatacaaGTTCTTACGAATTCAATTAAAAGCATTATGTGTAAGGATATATGACACACATGATCACAATAGGTTTCGGTATTTAAAGTTCTTTAACAATATCTACACAATGAAAGTTCAATGGAAAGCATTTGAGTTAGTCATCAAGATCTTAAAATTAGCCATTATCAGTAGGTACATACCAAAGAACAGCCTCTTCCTGGTGGCATGGAGTAGCAGGTCAGGTGGCGGCGGCCCGAGCAGCTCCATGATGCAAGCGAGTTGTTCCGACTCGTTCTCGCCCGGGAACAGAGGGTAGCCCGTGTGGAGTTCCGCTAGGATGCAACCTGCGACCCGTGCAAAATGTAACTTTTAGTAGATACGTagaaaaataagtaggtactgaAAACATGTATAGTTATAAGTTACATAATGAAAAGGAGCAATACTTTTCTTGATAACTTATGACGGTTAGACTCTAGCGGCTATCAAATGTATAGTCCAAGTAAATAGGATtaacatttatcaaaatgatCATAACACCACACCCGTTTTAAACAATTACATCaacatttcatcatattttaattacataaactcACAAACGAAAGTACCATCAAAACTGAAATATCATCCACATAGTGACCAGTTTAAAGATATGAGTAGATGTCGAGATGATCCATCGTAACGTTAACGTAAGAAGAGTAGACAAGTAACGTCTTGTCAGTTGCGTAAAAACTACATTCTTTGGTTTCAATATCTGAGAGAATCGCGAGGTCACCTTTCTCCGTCACTTTCTAAGCTAAGGCTGGTCGCACGCGAGCGACAGGCGATAAATCGAGCGGAATGCTTTTATTAGACTTTTATGTCTTAAGAGATGTGAGATTTTCTTTAGTGTTGTTATAAGTATGCAAAGTGTAATAAATCAAATCTATTGTTAAAGCAAAATGTgagtgtatttgtatgtttgagTAAGTTAGGTTTGTTAAGTCTTCACGCTCAAACAGCTGAACCAATttcgatgattttttttattggggtATAACCGGCACCGTCGGTTTAACACATTGGCTTAAATACTTAGTTAAAAGACATTCAGACGGGCAAAGCCACGAGCAATAGCTAGTCTTTCAGAAATTTCAATGGAAGATCTTGTTGCTGAGAAAAGTGTGCATAAGTTCGTAGTAAGTTCTACTCAAAAATGGTAGTGTAGGGTAGGCATACACTATTCCAAGGCAATCCTAAAAAAGAGGGGCGAGAACCAAGATTAGTAAAAATCcactcaaataaataatcacttaTACTATTACTCATAAAGTGTACAATAGCCCTAAGGTTACACAATCAGGAGTGTCAAACAGTATGTAGGAGTCAACTCATTGACAATTCCCATTCCACTCTACTTAAGAACATTAAAGAGAGATGCAGATACTGATTACATTGTGTCTTAGTAGGCTGACCATTCATATGAATTCCCATCGTAGCATTTGATGACGTAAcatgataaaaacatttatagcaTCTTCGCCATCTTCGTCCCAAATTGTTAGTATGGTgagcaaaaaaaaacgatgtacTACAAACGTAGATTTGTATTGGTGTTCTGCGGGTCTTGAATAGAAatctatataatatatcttgATTATATTTCGGTAGAGGGCCTTCCAAAACTAAAAGGGAGATCGGGGAAGAGAAATGCCGCTCTACACCCTATAATGCGCTTTCTCAAGGTGCTAAGGTGCTAGCTATATCCGCACTAAATTCATgtaaatcagtccagccgtgtAAGAGTAAAGAGGTAAAAAGCAAATATTGACTGATACACCTTCGAATTAAGTATATTAGTTTGAAGATAGAAGCCTTGTAAATCTGATTATGGTCCCCGAAAtttgttgctgtctgtactTCACGAAGCACTTATCGTATTTATTTGAGACTTTAATTCAGCTATTACGTAAAAGTTGTAAAACTTATATTCTTCAATAGACTcttatgggaaggtggggtaagacggggtagcgaggtaagatggggaccctccaaaaatatataatacagtattaattgaaaagttattttgacgccatctagtcgtatttatcagtacttgttagagtcgcaaaaagtttgttcgaaggagcgcacgattcttcatggtaagtacatttttaaaatttgaagtggttttatctaattattgaagcatataaagtgcatgactgttataatgtatgataaacataatgtgtgacatattttttttgttaatttgtatttattttactattgtaaactcattaattcatgccggtttcttttgatttataacctctaaaaactcaatacaacttttaagtccagtttgggaaagatgggacacttatgtggggcaagacggggtaggtacccgatcttctAATctaggatttcatatctaggagaaaagtggatgaagcaacaagcaactccaggaggagcaatgatgggcatgtgtatcaggctaacttattgcctatgcatatcagaattatcagaagattacatattaaaacagtcgctggaatctacacctgcaactatgtgcataataattgaatctttgaaaccctagttcacataaatacttagacctttgtttagtcctagctaccgcattaggttaagtaacctgtaatggtagattagtgtgattattaaataaataaataaataaataaataaataaataaataaataaataaataaataaatcttatccgctgagttgttattcagtttgtattgagattgcattcaacattaactatttttttatagtacagttccaaaaacagtaatgttgtcatttcctgatgcttaaatggctacaccgccgtaaatcatttagcaaactctccacctccaccaactgcttcaacctcatgtctcaagcaggcaacagtaaatgattatatagataatgatgcattccatctggttagcccgaaaaagttaatgccttattcgcgattcgccgaaaaaagaccaagacaagttcgaagaaggggaaaagcagctattattactgcttttctatataaaaaagaatgaaaggaaaactaaaataggtagaaactaaaaccacatgtaacaaacaaaaagtaaatgacaaaaataacaataaagagaacttgaaaaaccgaaaaagcgaaaaggcacagaagaagaagatacagaatgtctatactgtcgcggcttgtattccgattatcatacttgtatcacttatcgtacttgaggcaagtgagcgcattgtgtctgtgcaggagtggaagacagcgatgacgaagctgaacatatctgcccggtttgtgaagatgacggcgcttaaatagtctataccccatcttaccccaggggtataccccatcttaccctataggtggggtaagatggggtgattcagttattttttaaaagtttatatttttatgagaagaacttatttttttttgttttgactgattgttattaaaagaagaaagactgattatttaattaataaaagttcctacgttgtgcaattaaaaaagatgggttttatttatgaaataccttaaggtccccgtcttaccccaccttcccctacgTATCGTAATTCCGAGCGTTTAcgtgtttttcttttgattggcattttgtttgttgaaataGTTTTGCCTATTCTGTGAAAATATTTTCGCCATGTATTTTGAAACTTGTAATTGCTGTGCTCCTTTTCTAATTGTAGTTCTTACGACACATGTATCGctctctatattttatttaccaccAGGGtgacacacatttttatttatatttttttatatttcattcagattttttgcaaatttagattttagatgTTACGTCTATAATTTTGACCGCTTTGTCCAATAAACGATATTTCTtactaattttgaaatcggACTTTTATCGGACATATTTCATTATCCACCAAGCTATGCCTAGTTTTAACGGGAACATAAAAGGTACAAAACTACAGATAGAATATAACATCCTAAAATACCATACCCATGCTCCACATATCGATGGGGGTCCCGTACTGCAGGCCGAGGATGACCTCCGGGCTGCGGTAGAAGCGCGACTGGATGTAGGTGTACACCCGCGCGTGCGTGTAGCACGAGCTGCCGAAGTCTATCACCTTGATGGATGAACTGCCTCGCGCTTTCAGCAAGATGTTCTCCTGGAAATGTAAGAGGAAAGGTTAGTGTGAGGTACGCAAATGTGAGCAAGACAAGTGTAGGCAAGTGTAATATTGAACGAAATAGAGACTACGAAAAGTGGAGCAAAATTGTTGGAAGTGATCACTCGAGAAATCAGAGTGTTTGCCCGCCTATGttatatatttctgaaatattattttaaacctaacGTTATAAActataacttattattataaaatccaCAAACAAAGTATTAGAATAGCATGTTATTCTACTTTAAAACGGTCATCAATATAGCTTCTATCATATTAAGAAAACGTGAAGGCGTTTCGTTTTTCGTTTCAATACGTTCTTGGTTATATTGATCATCCTGGCTCTCCTCTACATACCGGCTTCAGATCACAATGTATGATGTTCTCTCCCTCGAGCAGCCTGAGGCACCTGAGCAGCGAGCTCGCGAACCGCCTGATGAGGCTCAGGCTGAACCCTTGGTAGTTGTTCTTCTTGATCAGCTCGTACAAGTTGATGCTGGAAAAATGATATTCACACTTTGGaacaagaaatatattattttatagtatcaAACTTATTTCTCGATGTATAAATGAAGGCTGGCTTAAGAacggaaaaaaaacatttggaacGGAGAAATAATTATGCTTATCAAAGTTAATAGCTTTACAATTTCAAATTGTAGTTCCTTTTCTTACTGGAACTGTACCTTCTTTAATGTGAAGatattaaacgaaaataatgaaataaatattcaagaacAAAATTGCCCAAGATTACTCCTTCATGAATCATAAACTTTAATTCATTGTAAATTTGAAACCGTCAATTTACAAAGGGAATTTAAACACAGGCGTAAGATCATCATCACTCACCTCATAAGCTCAAAACTGATGCACAGATGATTTCTAAAATAGAAATAGTCCAGCATGTGTATGACATTGTGCGCTTGGTCTTTATCCTTCAGCCTGAGATGGTCGAGGACCCTGACCTCCACCAGCGCCTGGTGATGGAAGCGCTTCTTGTTGCGGATGATCTTGATGGCCACCTGGCTCCCGGTGCGGTGGTCCAGGGCTCTGATCACCTGGCCAAAGGATCCCTTCCCAATGACCTCGAGGATCTCGTATCGGTAGGCTATGTGGTCGTGGATTTGCTGGAATTGAGTTATTGTGTGGTTAATTGGAttttaagattataaaaaaattacatgtcaGAACAAGAGTGTTTTGTGAACGTCTGCGTTAATAGCTAATAgaagttataattttcattctatttttaattatttctattcagATCACTCAATTGTATtcttaattagtaataattattaatatttataatcgtaTGTAATTTTAGCAGCAAatcaataataaagtaattaacttaatttCAAAAGACTTTcgtttaaaacacatttatttatgcCACGATATTACTTGCGTATATCAAATTATTGGAAGCtgcaaaattgtttaataagaAGCCCATCAGACATTCCATTAGAGCCTAAGTAATGGCGGTGCCTCCAAAAGCCAAATTATCCCTTTTGCGCCCCAAAATATaatcaatgaataataaaattgtgatgaGAACGTGAATATCTTAAGGGCCTTTCGCTTTTAGATCGCGAAAACAAATTCTATCGGAATATAATTATCGTTCAGTTatcaaatacttattaattatttaacatggttaaattgattttcatattaaagttatattgttTACTcataaaaaactactaaaatttCGCTcatggcgcccaacgtggggcaaaGTTAAAGCGACAACCGtcactacataaataaaaactcagttAGAACTAACTCTTACCTTGTTGTAACTCCCGTTCTCGTCATCGAACCCGCAGTTGTTGGGCAGGTTGGCCCTCGCCTGCACCTTGTTGGACTCCAGGCCCAGGAACCACACCTCCGGGTACTTCCGAACCTCGTTCCTCTCCCACTCCGATAGCCGTTCGCC
This sequence is a window from Trichoplusia ni isolate ovarian cell line Hi5 chromosome 15, tn1, whole genome shotgun sequence. Protein-coding genes within it:
- the LOC113501181 gene encoding dual specificity tyrosine-phosphorylation-regulated kinase 2-like isoform X1 — its product is MGVDSLPQRPNLQIEAGAGEGPGPPVNNNSEGAVASPPRDDNHNAQPQPPVTPRARPLTPAEALKLYGERLSEWERNEVRKYPEVWFLGLESNKVQARANLPNNCGFDDENGSYNKQIHDHIAYRYEILEVIGKGSFGQVIRALDHRTGSQVAIKIIRNKKRFHHQALVEVRVLDHLRLKDKDQAHNVIHMLDYFYFRNHLCISFELMSINLYELIKKNNYQGFSLSLIRRFASSLLRCLRLLEGENIIHCDLKPENILLKARGSSSIKVIDFGSSCYTHARVYTYIQSRFYRSPEVILGLQYGTPIDMWSMGCILAELHTGYPLFPGENESEQLACIMELLGPPPPDLLLHATRKRLFFDSKGSPRSITNSKGRKRRPGTRTLATIVRSDDPAFLHFLHRCLEWDPKRRITPTEASRHEFVTGCPLGSALGSAPGGMLALPRLAPPRPSRGALLHSQSAGDVAAMLGRA
- the LOC113501181 gene encoding dual specificity tyrosine-phosphorylation-regulated kinase 2-like isoform X2, which encodes MILYDLQIEAGAGEGPGPPVNNNSEGAVASPPRDDNHNAQPQPPVTPRARPLTPAEALKLYGERLSEWERNEVRKYPEVWFLGLESNKVQARANLPNNCGFDDENGSYNKQIHDHIAYRYEILEVIGKGSFGQVIRALDHRTGSQVAIKIIRNKKRFHHQALVEVRVLDHLRLKDKDQAHNVIHMLDYFYFRNHLCISFELMSINLYELIKKNNYQGFSLSLIRRFASSLLRCLRLLEGENIIHCDLKPENILLKARGSSSIKVIDFGSSCYTHARVYTYIQSRFYRSPEVILGLQYGTPIDMWSMGCILAELHTGYPLFPGENESEQLACIMELLGPPPPDLLLHATRKRLFFDSKGSPRSITNSKGRKRRPGTRTLATIVRSDDPAFLHFLHRCLEWDPKRRITPTEASRHEFVTGCPLGSALGSAPGGMLALPRLAPPRPSRGALLHSQSAGDVAAMLGRA